From the Halogeometricum rufum genome, the window TGAGGTAGAACTGCGGGTCGGTCAGGTCGACGTCGATATCGTCCGGTTCGTACGGTTCGATTCCCAATGTATCTTCCATCAGCGGAGTTCGGCAGTAGATGTTCGAACGTACGGCACGTTTTCCGCGGTCACTCGTTACGAACCGATGACCACGACCGCATTAAGCGTTTTATATTGGTAACCTATGCGCCACACCTTGATATTAGTTCACAAACGTGGAGTATATAGACGCACGACCCCGTCGGGGTACGCCGGCGACGCGTTCGACAGCAGTTACTTTACCGCCGGCCGGGAACGGCGACCATGCAGAGTCGATACGACGCCGTCGTCGTCGGCGTCGGCGGCATGGGAAGTGCGACGGCGTTCCACCTGGCGGCCCGCGGGGCGGACGTCCTCGGACTGGAGCGCTACGACATCCCGCACGAGAGGGGTTCCTCGCACGGGGTGACCAGAATCATCCGGAGAGCGCAGTACGAACACCCGGCGTACGTCCCCCTCGTCGAACGGTCCTACGACCTGTGGCGGGCGTTGGAGGAGCGAACCGGACGCGACCTGCTCTTCGTCACGGGCGGCATCGACGCCGGACCGCCCGACAGTCAGGTGTTCGACGGGTCGCGGCGGTCCTGCGAGGCCCACGGAATCGACCACGAACTGCTCTCGGCGGCCGAGGTGAACGAACGGTTCCCGGGGTACGACCTGCCCGAGGGCCACCGCGCCGTCTACCAACCCGACGGCGGTTTCCTCGTCCCAGAGCAGTGCATCGTCGCCCACGTCGAGGCCGCGCAGGCCGAGGGCGCGGAGATTCGGGCGCGCGAACCGATGCGGCACTTCGCGCCGTTGCCCGACGGCGGCGTGCGGGTGACGACGCCGAAGGGGACGTACGAGGCGGACCGACTCGTCGTGACCGCGGGCGCGTGGGCGCCGAAACTCGTCCCCGAACTCCGCGGCGTCGCCGTCCCCGAACGGCAGGTGCTCGCGTGGCTTCAGCCGACCGACCCGGCGGCGTTCGACCCGGAGAACTTCCCAGTGTTCGTCCACGAAGACGGTGACGCCCACTACTACGGCTTCCCCAGACACGACGTTCCGGGCTTCAAGTTCGGGCGCTTCAACCACTTCGAGGAGACGGTCGACCCCGACGAGATGGACCGCGAACCGCGCCCCGCGGACGAACGGGTGCTCCGAGACTACGCCGAACGCTGCTTCCCGACGGGGGCCGGGCCGACGATGAAACTCGCCACGTGCCTGTTCACCAACACCCCGGACGGCCACTTCGTCCTCGACAGACACCCCGACCACCCGCAGGTCACCGTCGGCGCGGGCTTCTCGGGTCACGGCTTCAAGTTCGCGAGCGTCGTCGGGGAGGTACTCGCGGACCTCGCCCTCGACGGGACCACCGACCACGACACCGACCTGTTCCGGATGGACCGGTTCTGAGTGCGGACCGGGAGGCGTCATCGGTCGCGACTCGGCCGAGACGCTAGCCTCATATCGGTGGACACAGTAGCCCGTCTGTGACCGAAGCGGACGCCGTCCTCGTCGGATTCGGCGAGTTCGGAACCAAGAGCAGCGAGGTGCGCGCGAAGATGGCCGACCGGTTGGCCGGGAGCGTCCGCTCACTCCTCGAAACCCGCGGCATCGCTGGCGAGGTGGACCGGCGGTGGTCCCGTCTCGTCGTCCGCACGCCCCGTCCGGAGGCCGTCGCCGAAGCGGTGGCGACGCTCCCCGGCGTCGCGTTCGCCCGCCCCGTCCTCGTGGTCGAGGCGACGCGGGACGCCGTCTTCGACGCACTCCGAACGCTCGCCCGCGACCACGGACCCGAGGAGTCGTTCGCCGTCGACGGCACGCGGGTCGGCCCCGCGGACAGACACGCGTTCTCCGGTCGGGACCTGAACGTCGAGGGCGGCCGACTCGTCGAGGAACTGACGGGCGCGCCCGTCGAGTTGGACGACCCCGACCGGACGTACCGAATCGAGGTCCGCGGCGACGACGCGTTCGTCTCCACCGTCCGGTTCGAGGGCCCGAACGGGCTCCCCCTCGGCACGCAGGGGCGCGTGGCAGTCCTCGTCAGCGGCGGCATCGACTCGCCCGTCGCGGCGTGGCGACTGATGCGTCGCGGGTGCGTCCCGCTACCCGTCTACGTGGACCTCGGCGACTACGGCGGGGCGGACCACCGCGCCCGGGCGTTCGAGGTGATACGGACGCTCGCCGAACGCGCCCCCGGCGAGGACGTCCGCCCCCGCGTCGTGGACGGGTCGGCGGTGGTGGACCGACTCGTCGCCGACGTCGGCGACACCCGCATGCTGTCGCTCCGCCGGGCCATGCTGGTGATGGCGGAGGCAGTCGCCCGACGGGACGGCGCCCACGCCGTCGCGACGGGCGAGTCCCTCGGACAGAAGTCGAGTCAGACCGGCGCGAACATCGCCGCGACGGACGCGGCGGCGACGATCCCGGTCCACCGCCCCCTCCTGACGGCGGACAAGTCCGACATCGTCGCCGAAGCCCGGCGAATCGGCACGTACGACGACTCGACGCTCCCCGCCGGCTGTGAGCGTGTCGCGCCGGCGCACCCGGAGACGAACGCCTCCCTCGACGCGGTGGTCGACCGCGAACCCGACGAACTACTCGCGATGGCGCGCGACGCCGGCGAGTCCGCCTCGGTGGCGGACCTCGACTGAGCCGACCGCGGCGGTCCGGCGGTTGTGTGAGTATCTGTCCCGTGCCGAGAGATAACTACACGAACGTACGTGTTTTCCAATGAACGACCGGTGTAAAATGGATTTACATAGCTGAAGCGCGTACGTTCGTCCGATGACAGAGACTCGTCGCCCCTCCTCCTCGAACGCCGGTGCGGGGTGGACCGTCAGGCAGGTCACTCCCCGTGCCCGGTGGCGTCGCGGGAGCGACACCTGCCCGGCGTGCGATGCGACCGTCGAACTCGACGACGCCCACTATCAAGTAGAACTCGACCGCGAACGTCCGCGGACCCGCCGCGAGAAGTTGACGCGGGAGCGCAGACTCCTCTCGTTCTGTGACGAGACGTGCGCGGACGAGTGGGTGTCGACGTTCGACCGCATCGACTGACGGCGCGGCCGCCGCATCGGAACCGATAAAGCCCGCCCGCGTCAGGTGACCGAACGTGACGCGGGTCTGTTTCGTCGGGTCGCCCGACGTGAACGTGCAGTACGAACTGCTGTCGAGAGACACGGCGCGGGCCGCCCTCTCGACCTACGAGATTTACGACCCGTTCGAGAACTCGCTTGCCGTCGACACCGTGAGCATCGGCGCCGCCGTCTCGCTGTGTAACGACCTGAACTGGTATCTCGTCCGCTTCGTCGACCACGTGTTCGTGATGGAGCCGAGCATCTCCGGCGACGAGTGGCTCTCGCGCCGCCTCGCGGAGGGCGTCCGCGACGGCGACGTCCGCCCGGAGGAGACGAAGGAACTCCTCG encodes:
- the solA gene encoding N-methyl-L-tryptophan oxidase, which translates into the protein MQSRYDAVVVGVGGMGSATAFHLAARGADVLGLERYDIPHERGSSHGVTRIIRRAQYEHPAYVPLVERSYDLWRALEERTGRDLLFVTGGIDAGPPDSQVFDGSRRSCEAHGIDHELLSAAEVNERFPGYDLPEGHRAVYQPDGGFLVPEQCIVAHVEAAQAEGAEIRAREPMRHFAPLPDGGVRVTTPKGTYEADRLVVTAGAWAPKLVPELRGVAVPERQVLAWLQPTDPAAFDPENFPVFVHEDGDAHYYGFPRHDVPGFKFGRFNHFEETVDPDEMDREPRPADERVLRDYAERCFPTGAGPTMKLATCLFTNTPDGHFVLDRHPDHPQVTVGAGFSGHGFKFASVVGEVLADLALDGTTDHDTDLFRMDRF
- a CDS encoding tRNA sulfurtransferase; amino-acid sequence: MTEADAVLVGFGEFGTKSSEVRAKMADRLAGSVRSLLETRGIAGEVDRRWSRLVVRTPRPEAVAEAVATLPGVAFARPVLVVEATRDAVFDALRTLARDHGPEESFAVDGTRVGPADRHAFSGRDLNVEGGRLVEELTGAPVELDDPDRTYRIEVRGDDAFVSTVRFEGPNGLPLGTQGRVAVLVSGGIDSPVAAWRLMRRGCVPLPVYVDLGDYGGADHRARAFEVIRTLAERAPGEDVRPRVVDGSAVVDRLVADVGDTRMLSLRRAMLVMAEAVARRDGAHAVATGESLGQKSSQTGANIAATDAAATIPVHRPLLTADKSDIVAEARRIGTYDDSTLPAGCERVAPAHPETNASLDAVVDREPDELLAMARDAGESASVADLD
- a CDS encoding DUF5804 family protein, whose product is MTRVCFVGSPDVNVQYELLSRDTARAALSTYEIYDPFENSLAVDTVSIGAAVSLCNDLNWYLVRFVDHVFVMEPSISGDEWLSRRLAEGVRDGDVRPEETKELLAVYGVEDGRLVEPMYVSRRPDGSIPSYDLRDVAETVVVRVAESEFGG